In Halobacterium noricense, the genomic stretch ACACCGGCGTCCGTCGCGGCGTAGAGTTCGTGGACGCCCGCGGTGAACGAACGAGTGGTGCTGGTGCCGGTCTCGACTCGCCGACCGTCTTGGAGCCACGTGCCGGAGACGCCGTTCGTGAGTTCGTAGTCGGCCGTGAGCTCGCCGTGGCCCGTCACGACCTGTGGGCCGGCGACGTCGGCGTCGTCGGAATTCTCAGTCGAGTCGCTACCCGCCGACCCGGTGGTCGAGGCTTCGACGACCGTCGTGGACGTTTCGGCGCTGTCTCGCTGTCCGTCTTCGTCGATTGCGGTGACGGACACGACGTGCGTCCCGGTGGTCGGGAAGCGAACGGTCCGGGTCGTGGTGTTCGCGTCGCCCGAGGCCGTCTCTGTCGCGACGTGTTCGCCGTCGACGCGCCAGACGAGCCGGTCGAGCGGTGCGCTGCCGGCGCTGGCGTCGGCGGTGAATCGTGCGGGGTCGCCAGTCGTGGTTTCTGCCGGCCCAGCGAGCGACGCGGTGGGCGAGTCGCCGGGTTCGACGGTGACGTACAGCGTGTCAGTCGACGTGGCTCCTTCGTCGTCGGTGACTTCGAGCGTGACGCGGTACGTACCGGTCGCTTCCGCCTGGAAGCGGGTCTGCTGACAGTCCCGACACTGCGGCGTCGTGGGGTTCGTCGCGTCACCGGATTCGGCCGCGACGGTCCAGCGGTAGCGTTCGACAGTCCCGTCGGGGTCACGGGAACCCCCGGCGTCCAGATAGACCGCCGTTCCCCGAGTGACGTTTTGGTCGAGGCCCGCGTCGGCGAGCGGGGCCTCGTTCGATGCGGCGATGCCTGGTGTCGCCACCGCGGCGAGAACGAGGCATGCAGCGAATAGGTACGCTGATTTCACACTACCTAAAATTGAACCTACTAACTACTATATAAAATTTCATAGCTAAATTTCAAGTATTATAATTACGGGTCTCGCCGACTTTCCGGCAGGTTCGCGGGGCTTCCGAGCCGTGTGCGGCATACCTTCATCATCTTTCTATGATAATGGATAGCAAACGATTTAGTGTGGGTCCGACCAACACCCTACTAACGGTCCGAGCACGGGCCAGAGGGTTACACTATGACTGATGACGAACTCATCTGGCGAGTGGCAGGGGGTTCCGGTGACGGAATCGACTCCACGAGTCAGAACTTTGCGAAGGCGTTGATGCGTTCAGGCCTCGACGTCTTCACGCACCGACACTACCCGTCCCGCATCCGCGGCGGCCACACGTACGTGGAGATTCGTGCGCGGGACGAGAACGTAACGTCACGCGGCGACGGTTACAACTTCCTGCTCGCGCTCGGGGACTCGTTCGCACGCAACCCCAGCGAGCACGCCGTCTACGGCGACGAGGAAGTGAAGCCGCTCTCCGAGAACCTCGACGACCTCCGCGAGGGCGGGGTCATCGTCTACGACGAGGGCCTCCTCGACGTAGAGGACGTCCCGAACTTCGAGGAGCGCGCCGAGGAGAACAACTGGCACGTCTATCCGCTTGACCTCCGGTCGCTCGCCAAGGAGCACGGCCGCGAGGTCATGCGCAACACCGCCGGCGTGGGTGCGACGGCCGCACTCGTCGACATGGACCTCGACCACATCGAGGACCTGATGTCGGACGCGATGGGCGGCGAGATTCTCGAACAGAATCTCGAAGTCCTCCACGACGCCTACGAGCAGGTCAACGAGATGGACCAATCCCACGACCTGACGGTGCCCACGGGCGAACACGACGAGGAGCAGGTCCTCGTCTCCGGCAGCCACGGCATCGCGTACGCGGCCATCGACGCCGGCTGTCGGTTCATCTCCGGCTACCCGATGACGCCGTGGACGGACGTGTTCACCATCATGACGAACCTCCTGCCGGACATGGGCGGCATCTCCGAGCAGGTCGAGGACGAAATCGCGGCGGCGGCGCTCGCGGTCGGCGCGAGCCACTCCGGCGTGAAGTCGATGTCCGGGTCCTCGGGCGGTGGCTTCGCGCTGATGAGCGAGCCGCTCGGTCTCGCGGAGATGACCGAGACGCCGCTGGTTCTGCTCGAAGCGATGCGCGCGGGTCCCTCCACGGGGATGCCGACGAAGCCCGAGCAGGCCGACCTCGAACACATCCTGTACACGAGTCAGGGTGACAGCCACCGCGTCGCCTTCGGGCCCAGCGACCCCAAGGAGTGCTACGAGCAGACGCGGACGGCGTTCGAGCTCGCCTACGACTATCAGATCCCGTCCATCGTGGTCTACGACCAGAAGCTCTCCGGCGAGTACCGGAACGTGGACGCGTCCTTCTTCGACCGCGACCCGAAGCCGGACCTCGGGAGTACGCTCACCGAGGAGGAGATCGCGGAGGCAGCCCACGACGAGACCGGGAAGTTCGAGCGCTACCAGCACGACGTCGAGGACGGCGTCAGTCCGCGCTCGATTCCCGGCCAGTCGGGCGGCCGCTACCTCGCGTCCGGCAACGAGCACTGGCCGACCGGCCACATCGCCGAAGACCCCGACAACCGCGTCGCGCAGGTCGAACGCCGGCTCCAGAAGCTCGACGCCATCCGCGACGACCTCGACGAGTGCGACCAGCAGGTCGTCTACGGCGACGAGGACGCGGACTTCGGGCTCATCGCCTGGGGCAGCCAGCAGGGCACCGTCGAGGAAGCCGTCGCACGCATGAACGACAACGGGAACGACGTGAAGGCGCTGGGCGTCAGCGACCTCTCCCCGTTCCCGGTCGAGGGCGTGCGGGAGTTCATCGAGAGCGTCGACGAAGCCATCGTCGTGGAGATGTCCTCGACGAAGCAGTTCCGCGGGCTCATCCAGAAGGAGCTCGGGAACGTCGACGGCAAGCTCTCCAGCCTCCTGAAGTACAACGGCAACCCGTTCGAGCCCGCCGAAATCGTCGAAGCGGTCGAGCTCGAACAGGACGGCGGCGGGGAACCGACCGCTCAGACTACCCTCGAACCTGCGGCAGGTGACTAATCCATGAGCAAAGCGTTCAGCGCAATCGAAGAGGAACGGGAGGTCGAACGGGACGAGTTCACGCCCGGCATCGAGCCGCAGCCGACGTGGTGTCCTGGCTGTGGTGACTTCGGCGTCTTGAAGGCGCTGAAGGGTGCGATGGCGGAGCTCGGCAAGGATCCCGAGGAAGTGCTTTTGTGCACCGGTATCGGCTGCTCTGGGAAGCTCAACAGCTACTTCGAGAGCTACGGCTTCCACACGATTCACGGTCGCTCCCTGCCCGTGGCCCGCGCCGCGAAGCTCGCCAACCACGACCTCGAGGTCGTGGCGGCGGGCGGCGACGGTGACGGCTACGGCATCGGCGGGAACCACTTCATGCACACCGCCCGGGAGAACCACGACATGACCTACATCGTGTTCAACAACGAGGTCTTCGGCCTCACGAAGGGCCAGACGTCGCCGACGTCGCCGAAGGGCCACAAGTCGAAGACCCAGCCTCACGGGAGCGCGAAGGACCCGATTCGACCGCTCTCGATGAGCCTGTCGGCGGGCGCGTCCTACGTCGCCCGCACGGCGGCCGTCAACCCGAACCAGGCCCAGGAAATCATCGTGGAAGCCATCGAGCACGACGGCTTCTCTCACGTCGACTTCCTGACCCAGTGCCCGACGTGGAACAAGGACGCCAAGCAGTACGTCCCCTACGTCGACGTGCAGGACAGCGACGACTACGACTTCGACATCACCGACCGCCGCGAGGCGGCCGATCTGATGCACGAGACCGAAGACGCCCTCTACGAGGGCACCGTCCTCACCGGGCGTTACTACAAGGACGAGGAGCGCAACTCCTACCAGCAGGAGAAGCAGCAGCGCGGCGACATGCCCGAGGAACCGCTCGCGGAGCGATACTTCGACGAGGACTACGACTGGGAGCGCTCGCACGACTTCATCGAGCGCCACAAGTAGCGTTCCACTCCGGCCCGACTCCGATTTCTTTCGCGACCTGTCACCGAGCAGCCGACGGCTTCGGCGCGCGACCACGACGCTTCCCGCCCACAGTGGCGCGACTTTCTCATTCGGAAGATATTTTTTCACAGGCGCCAAAACGAGGGGCGTGAGCACCGAATCGACGGAAGACCGAATCCTCGCCGCGCTCGAGGAGGACGCGCAGGCGTCGTACGCCGACATCGCCGCCCGCGCGGACGTCTCGAAGCCGACGGTCCGGAAGTACATCGACAAACTCGAAGACGAAGGCGTCATCGTCGGCTACTCCGCGGACGTCGACCCGAAGAAACTCTCCGGGCAGTCCATCGCGCTCGTGGGCATCGACGTGGCCTCCGAGCGGTACGTGGAGGCGACGCGCGACCTGAAGGACCTGGAGGCGGTCCACGCGCTGTACACGTCCAGCGGCGACCACATGCTGATGGCCGAAGTCCGGGCCGCCGACGGCGACGCGCTCGGCGAAGTCATCAGCGACGGGATTCACGGCATCGACGGCGTCACCGCCGCCCATCCCTCGTTCCTGCAGGAGCGACTCAAGTAGCCGAACGACCCCGCCGCTGGAGTTTTGCACGCGCCCCGCGAACGACGTGTATGGCGACCTTCGAGCGGGAGTTGCGGGTTCACGCGCCGCTTGCCGACGTGTGGGCGTTCCACTCCACTATCGACGGCCTGCGGTCGTTGACGCCGGACTGGCTCAACCTCCGCGTCGAGGAAATCGAGCGCCCGGACGACGAACCCGAGGCCCACGTCCTCACGGCGGGCACGCGGATTCACGCGTCCGTGCAGCCGTTCGGCGTCGGGCCGCGGCAGACGTGGGTCTCGCACATCACCGCCCGCGAGGAGGGCGAGGACACCGCGTACTTCGTGGACGTGATGGAGGAGGGACCGTTCCCCGAGTGGGAGCACACGCACCTGTTCTACGCGGACGGCGACGAGACGCTGATTCGGGACCACGTCGAGTACCGCGCGCCGGTCGGCGGTATCGGCGACGAGGCGGCGCGTCTCGGGCTCGCGCCGATGTTCTGGTACCGCCACCGCCGGACGCGCGACATCCTGGACGGGCCGTAGCTTTAACCGGCGAGCGGGAGAATACTCGACTATGACACACGTCATCGTCGTCGGCGGCGGTCCCGCCGGCCTGAGCGCGGCGCTGTTCACGGCGAAAAACGACCTCGAAACGACCGTCTTCGACACCGACGAGACGTGGATGCACAAGGCCCACCTCTTCAACTACCTCGGCATCGACTCCGAGGACGGCACGGCGTTCCTCGAGGACGCCCGCGAGCAGGTCGACGAGTTCGGCGTCGACCGCCACCAAGGCGAGGAAGTCACGAGCGTCGAGCAGTCCGGCGACGGCTTCGCGGTGACGACCACGGACGGCGAGTACGAGGCCGACTACGTTATTCTCGCGACGGGCGCGAGCCGCGACCTCGCGGAGGACCTCGGTGCCGCGTTCACCGACGACGACGTCGTCGACGTGGATGTCGACATGGAGACGTCCGTGGAGGACGCCTACGCCACGGGCGCGATGGTGCGCGTCGAGGAGTGGCAGGCCGTCATCTCCGCCGGCGACGGCGCTGCGGCCGCGCTCAACATCCTCTCGAAGGAGAAGGGCGAACACTACCACGACTTCGACACGCCCGCGGACGCCGAGTGACCTGTCGGCCACTCGTGCCCGCGCTCACTATCGTTCGCACGGACGCGGAATAACGGGGACACTTCTGTCCGCGATTGCGGCGTAACAGCGACTCCCGCGAGCGCAATTCCTTTTCCTGCGGCCGGCAACGTCCAGCCGTGAGTGCCGACGACCCCGTCGTGCCGCCGATGGCCGCGGTCGCGGTCGCCGTCGTCGCGCCGTTCGCGTTCCGCGAGCGCCACGAACTCTCCGGCGTCTCGGGTGCGGACTGGCTGGTCGGGAGCACGCTGCTCGCGCTCGCCGTCTTCGGGCAGGTACCCGGCGTGTTCACCGTCGCGGGCGGCGTCGTGGTGCTCGTCGGCATCGCGGTCACGACGACGGGCCGTGCGACGTGACCACAGCAGCCGCCCCGTTTCGGCGACCGTCGCTCAGCCACGCGGATTTATGACCCGTGCCGAACACGAATCACGTACGTAGTGATGGCTGACGAGGCTACTCCACCGCTATCTGACATCGTCGACCGCGTCGACGAGCGCGCGCTCACGCTGACGCTGTACAACGTCGACGCGCCGCGGTCCGTGCTGCAGGCCATCCAGTCGTACTTCGCGGTGCAGTCGGTGGACCTGCGGCGCGCCGCCACCGACGACGGCATCCCGCGGAACTTCGTCGTGCTCCACGACGACAGCGAGTTCGTCGCGGCGTCGTCGTTGCAGTCGCTGTACCGTGTGGTCCAGCCGGACTCCCCGCTCATCGACGTCTCCGCCCCCGAGGAAATCGAGTACCCGGAACTGTTCCGCCACATCGACCGGTCAGTATTCACCGACTACGGCCGCGACCGGATGGTCGTCGCGTCCCGCGAAATCGAGTCGAGCGCCCACCAGCTCGGTGGGACGCTGCACGCGGGCTTCCAGCGGCTGTCGAACCTGCGGCCGCAGTACCGGCTCTACGAACGGCTCGCGGCCGCAGGCGTCGACACCCACATCTACGGCCGGCCGAACTGGGACGTGCCGACCGACGCCCACACGATTCACGCCTACGAGGACGACGAAATCACGAACACGTGGTTCGTCGTGCTCGACGCCGACAGCGACGAGGACAAGCGCGCGCTGCTCGCCGAGGAGCGCGACGACGACCAGTTCTACGGCTTCTGGACGTTCGACGCGGACATCGTCGACACGATTCTCGCCCGGCTCGACGTATTCCCGGCGACCGGGCCCGTGTAGCTACTTCCCATCGAACGCCGCCCGCCACGCCTTCGGGACCGGGTGGCTCGCTCCGGTGTCCGGGTCGATTGTGACCTGCACGGACTCGGCTTCGACGGCGACGCTGTCCTCGTGGCGAATCTCGTAGGCCATCGTGAAACTCGACCCGCCGACGTCCGTGACGTCGATTGCGACCTCGACGGATTCGGCGTGCCGGACGGGCTCGACGAAGTCCACGTCGAGGTGCGCGACGACCATCGAGAGGTTCTCCATCGACAGCCCCGCGTGCTCCGCGAGGTACGCGACGCGGGCTTCCTCCAGGTAGGTGACGTAGACGGCGTTGTTCACGTGCCCGAGCGTGTCGTGGTCCTGGTAGCGCACGTCGACCGTGGTCGTGAACGGGAACTCGGTCATCGTCGGCAGTGTGCCTTCCGGCGGCTTAATGGGCGGGGTTCGGCCCCCGGGTCAGGCCTGCTCGCTGCCGGACTCCGTGACGCGGACGCCCTTCGCGGCGAGGTGACGCATCCGGCTGCGGGCGTCGTCCTCCTCCTCGGTCCCGCGCGTCGCGAGCACGAACAAAAGCGACTGGCCACCCGGACGCATCGTCCGGCCGGCGCGCTGGGCACCCTGCCGGCGGCTGCCGCCCAGCCCCGAGGCGACGATGGCGAGTTCGGCGTCCGGCAGGTCGATGCCCTCGTCGCCGATGCGGGAGACGACGAGCGTGTTCAACGCACCCGTGCGGAATCGGTCGAACAGCGCCTCCCGTTCGGCGTGGCGGGTCTCCCCGCTGACGAACGGCGCGTCGATGGCCGCCGAGAGCCGTTCGCCCTGTTCGAGGTAGTCCACAAACACGAGCGCCTGCTTGTCGCCGTGCTGGCGCAGCAGGTGTTGCACCTCCTCGTCTTTCGCGGGGTTCTCGGCGGCGAGCCGGCGGCGCGTGTGCCCGCTCTCGGCGGCGTACTCGTAGCGTGCGTCGTCGTCGCGCCACGGCACGTACCGAATCTCGACGGTGGGTTCGGCGACGTAGCCCGCGTCGAACAGCGCGTCCCAATCGGTGCCGATGGGCGGCCCGACGAGCGTGTAGATGTCCTCCTCCTTGTCGTCCTCGCGAACCGGCGTCGCGGTGAGCCCGAGGCGGTGCTTGCTCTGGAGGTCCGCCGACCGGCGCGCGACCTCCGCGGGGATGTGGTGGACTTCGTCGTAGACGACGAGCCCCCACTCCCGGTCGTCGAAGACGTGGCGGTGGCGGTCCATCCCCGCGGTCTGGTAGGTAGCGATGGTGACGGGGCGCACGTGCTTCGTGCCGCCGTGGTACTCCCCGATCTGGTCGCGTTCGAGGTTCGTGTGCGCGAGCAACTCCTCGCGCCACTGCGCCGCGAGTTCGCGACTCGGCACCAGAATCAGCGTCTCGCCGCCGACGGCTTCGAGCACGCCCATCGCGGCGACGGTCTTCCCGGAGCCCGGCGGCCCGACGAGCACGCCCGAACTCGCGTCGACGAAGCGCTCCACCCAGTCCTGCTGGTAGTCCCGGAGGCCGAGGTCGAGGTCGACATCCAGGGATTCGCCGGTCTCGAGGTCGCGCTCGTCCTGGACGGGGTAGCCGGCCTCGTAGAGCGTGCGCTTCAGTTCCGCGACCTTGTTCTCGGCGACCCACGCCTCCGTGTCCGAGATGGGCGCGCGAATCACGTCGTCGGCGAGGTGCTGGTCGGCGACGTTCCCGAGCAGGCTCTCGGTCTTCGCTTCGAGGACGACGTAGCCGTCCTCGTGCGTGACGAGCCGGAAGCGCGTCGCGCGCGTCCACTGCTCTTCGACCCAGTCCTTCAGCCCGGGGCAGTCCCGCGGGAGCACGCGGTCCATCGCCGCCAGCAAGTCGTCCAGGCTCTCGAACGGTGCCGCCCACACGTCCTCCTCGCGCACCACGTACCGGTAGCTGCCCGTGCGAGTGGTGTCCGCGAGGTGCGCGAACCTCGACAACTGGGCGCGCGTGAACTGCGCGGGCTGGTCGACGACGATTTCCCGGCGGTCCGGGAACGGCACGACCCGCTCGCGGTCCGTCAGTTCCAGCCAGTCCCGCGGATACCACACGACCGGGTCGTTCTCCACGTCCGCGCGCTCCACGTCACCCGATTCAGCGAGTTCGGCGAGGGCGTCGGCAGCCGCCGCCTGCGTGCAGTCGAGCTCCCGGGCGACCTGCGCGGCGGTCGCGACGGGCCGACCCACGGCTTCGAGGGCGTCGTGGAACGCCTCCTTGGAGATGTCAGTCACTACCCGTGGTAGGGCGCGCGCGGAAAAACGGGTTTCGGGTCTAGGTGTCGGAGTACGTCGGGCATTCGTTGTCTCCTCATACACCTGAAATCCCCCGACCGGCTACGCTCGCGCGGCTCGCTCTTTCGAGAGCGGGCGAACGCGAAGCGTTCGCAGCCCTCGCGAATTGCGACGAGAGACGCGACGCGTCTCTCGGACCACGCTCCTCGGCCTTCGGCCTGCGGTGCTTGTTCCGGGCGAGCAAGCTCGCCCGGCGTTCACGGAGCGCGTCGCGCTCCGTTCACTAGCGGGACCTCCGGTCCCGCCCAGTTCGCCTCACTGCGTTCGGCTCACCGTCGCGCGCGCCGACCGCGCCGGGGCTTTCGAGGAGAACGAATCGAAGAGATCCGTGTATGCCGAGCGACTCCGAACGTCGCGCTACTCCGAATCCCGCTCGAACGCACCGGCGACGAGCAGCGGGAAGACGAGCGTGGCTTCGGCTTCGATTTGGGTGTAGTTGGTCTCCGTTTCGTCCTTGATCTTCCCCCAGGAGACGGCTTCTTCCGGTGGTGCGCCCGACAGCGAGCCGTCGCCCTCCATGCCGGTGGAGATGTAGACGGCGTATTCGGCACCGCCGCGGAAGAGGTTCGTCATGATGGCGTGGTGTTTCGGGACGCCGTCGCCGACCGCGATGAGGCCCGTGGTGTCCGCGAGCAGGCCTTCCTCGATGAGGGAGTCGTAGTCGTCGACGATTTCGATGCCGACGTCGGAGTCGTAGCCCTGCCGGTAGTAGTAGAGGAAGTTCCCGATTTCGGCGTCGGTGAGCGCGGGGCAGAACACGGGGACGTCCTGGTCGGCGGCGTTCTTCAGCACGGAATCCTCGTCGTCGAGGGTCTCGCCGAGTTCCTTCGCGAACGCCGTGGGCGTGCGCACCTTCTCCTCGGCGAAGAAGTCCTCGAAGAAGTCGTAGAGGTACTCTTCGAGCCAGACGTAGCGGTCCGAGGGCACGAAGATGTTGCCGAGGCGGTTGATGCCCTCATCGCGGAGCGCGGCCTCGTCGGCGTCCCACTCGCCCATCTTGAACGGCTTCGCGGTCTTGATGACGTCCTCGGTCAGGGAACCCGAGGTGGTGATGATGACGTCGACGTGGCCCTCGCGGACGAGGTGTGCGACGACCTCGCGCAGCCCCGAGGAGATGATGTTCGACGTGAACGTCAGGTAGACGGTGGCGTCGTCCTCGCGCATGTCCCGAACGATATCGACGCCCTCCGCGAGGTGCGTCGCTTGGAAGCCCGTGGTCGCGTATGCGTCCAGCATCTCGAAGAAGTCGAAGTCGCCGCGGAAGTCGTACCCGCGGACGTCCTCGGTGTCCAGCTTGCCGTCCGAGCCCGGGAGGACGTTGTCGCGTGTCTCGTCGGTCATGCCACCGGATAGTGGCCGCGCGAATTTGAACGTCCCGACATGCGACGAACTCTACGGACGTGGTGGGCCTCGTAACCAAACTACGCGTTGCGGTCGACCCACTCACAGAACGCGTCGAAATCACGTGCGCCCGCGCTCTCCGCGATGCCGCGGAGCGTCCCCGTGCGGAGTTCGTCGTGCAGCGGGACGGTCACCTGTCGCTGGTCGTCGTCGTTCGTCGGATGCTCGTAGTACAGTTGCACGTGGTCGCCGGTCGTTCGACGCCATTCGAAGCCGCCGTGGTTGACGAGGACGCGCACGACCTCGCCACCGGAGAACGTTCGCCGCCCCATCTCAGTCAAGCACGTCCGGCGGTTCGTCGTTGCCGGTCTCGTTGTCAGCGGGGTCGACGCCGAGTTCTCGGAGTTCCTCGGAAGTCGGCTCCCGACCGACGTCGTCCTCGTGGAGCGAAACGGCGTCGTCGAGGTTCGCCAGCGCGTCCTCCCGAGTCTCGCCCTGCGTCGTAACGCCGGTTTCGACGTCCTCGGCGACCCACCAGCCGTCCTCACGCCAGAGGCGAATTTCGTCCTCGTGGGCCTCGCCGTTCCGCGTGGAACTCGCCATCACGACAAGGTTGGCCGACCAACCGTATAAGGATTCGGCGGGGAGACAGTGCGCTACGCAGTTCCACCGTAGCTACCACTCGCCGTCGACGTGCTCGCACACCCGCTGGATGGCCTCGCGTTCGCGCTCGCCGCCGCACTTGCGCGCGACATCCTCGAAGAACCGCAGGCGCTCACGCAGCGTCTCGGTGTCGTAGGCGGGCACGTCCAGCCGCGACGCCGCAACCGTCGCCTCCACGACTGCGTTGAACCCGCGGTTTATGGTGGGTGGCGACGCCCGGACGACTTCGCTCTCGACGGGATGGAGTTCCCAGTGCTCGCGCCGCGTGTCGTCGTCCTCGTCCGTGTCGACGTGTTCGGCTTCGACCTCGACCCACGCGTCCGCGGCGTCGAGCACAGGAGAGGGCTCTTCACGAATCGAGAGCGCGGCGTCCACGAACACGACGGGGTCGGCGACGAACTGGACGTAGCCGCCGCCCTCGCGGTGGAAGTTGCGGCGGGTGCGCGTGTTCCCCCACGTCGTCGCCGTCACCGCACCTCCGTCCTCGGGAGCTGCTCGCGGCTCGCGAGCGTCGCCGCTCGCTCGTTCGGCGCCTGCGGGCGCCTGCACCCCTAGTGCGGCGACGTTCCACAGGTCGTTGGGCCCGCGCGTCGTCACGACCGTCTCCGTCGTCCCGCGCAGCGCGACGGGCCACTCAGCCATGGACGGCCACCCCGCGTTCGAGCGCGACGAACACCGCGGCTGCGGTGAGGTCTGCGGTCGTCCCGGGGTTGATGCCGCGCTCTACGAGGTCGTCCGCGAACTCCTGGACTTCCTCGGTGTCGGCGCGCTGCAGAGAGAGCGCGCGCTCCTGGACCTGGCGGGCGACACCCTCGCCGTGCGCGGTGACGACGAGCGTGTCGAGCTCCTCGGCGAGCAGCGTGAGGAACGCCGAGGCGGCGCGGTCGGTGAGCGGCCCACGCTCCGCCTCGATGCGGGCGGCCGCGCGGAAGACGCGCGGGAAGCCCTGTAGCCACTCGCTGGCGTTGGCGTCGTGGTCGGTGCCGAGTTCCATCACGTCTTCGAGCGTGAGGTCGCGCTCGCGGAGCGCGGGAATCGCGGCCGCGCCGCGGCGCGCGTCCAGCGCGTCGATGCCCTCTGGCGGGTCCGGGACCGCGACCTCGGCGTGCTCGAACGCCCGGTAGAACGCTTCGGCGTCCGCGACGGTCGTCGCCTCGACGAC encodes the following:
- a CDS encoding triphosphoribosyl-dephospho-CoA synthase, which gives rise to MTPAEHAELALLVEVAGTPKPGNVDRERDLADLHFEQFLAGAVGARDGLDAAKDGPVGDAFETAVAGMADGSGTNTQFGCLLLLTPLVRAASRGDLSPAGVTEVVEATTVADAEAFYRAFEHAEVAVPDPPEGIDALDARRGAAAIPALRERDLTLEDVMELGTDHDANASEWLQGFPRVFRAAARIEAERGPLTDRAASAFLTLLAEELDTLVVTAHGEGVARQVQERALSLQRADTEEVQEFADDLVERGINPGTTADLTAAAVFVALERGVAVHG
- a CDS encoding DUF447 domain-containing protein, with the translated sequence MAEWPVALRGTTETVVTTRGPNDLWNVAALGVQAPAGAERASGDAREPRAAPEDGGAVTATTWGNTRTRRNFHREGGGYVQFVADPVVFVDAALSIREEPSPVLDAADAWVEVEAEHVDTDEDDDTRREHWELHPVESEVVRASPPTINRGFNAVVEATVAASRLDVPAYDTETLRERLRFFEDVARKCGGEREREAIQRVCEHVDGEW